Proteins from one Desulfonema limicola genomic window:
- a CDS encoding AAA family ATPase → MKRPVPYGIADYEELVRDNCYFVDKTQYIEIVPKQIFCNKIWQEVYIPSGTFDNRPAIYCRLKCLELQYLTLYKKSY, encoded by the coding sequence ATGAAAAGACCAGTCCCATACGGTATTGCAGATTATGAAGAGCTTGTCCGTGATAACTGCTATTTTGTTGATAAAACTCAATATATTGAAATAGTACCTAAACAAATATTTTGCAACAAAATCTGGCAGGAAGTTTATATCCCATCAGGGACATTTGATAATAGACCGGCAATTTATTGCCGGTTAAAATGCTTGGAATTACAATATTTAACCTTATATAAAAAAAGTTATTGA